The genomic interval TCGTTCGTCTGGGAGTGCCAGCAGTTGCTCCGTGAGGGGTCGTTCGACCTGGTCTTCTACTACGAGGCGAGTGCCGACCACGCGGGGCTGCTGGCCGACCTCGAAGACCGGGGCTACGTGGTCACCGGCGTCGAGGGCGAGTAGACCGACTCAGTGCTGTAAGCGTTCCTGGCAGTTGTGACAGTAGGTGTAGTCGACGCCGTTCGCCGAGCCACAGATCCGGCAGGTGACCGCCTCGACGGCCGCCTGCTCGAAGTAGGCGTTCAGCTGCCCCGCGTCGGGCCGTTGCCCGCCCGAGAACTGTTCGATCAGCGTGTCCTTCGCGGCGTAGTCGAGCACCCGGAACATGAGAATGAACGAGCCCGGGACGGCGACCAGTACGCAGAGGAAGACGAACAGTCGGAATCCCAGTTCGAGCGTGGAGATCGTCACGTACGCTGTTAGGTCGGGACCCAGTAAAGCCCTCTGGCGCTCTCCGGTCGTTGTGGCGTCCGGGTGGCTTATGTCTACCCAGACCCGAGACCGTCGTATGACAGCGGACCTCGAATCGGTCGACCGCGCGATTCTCAACGCCTTCCAGGGAGGGTTCCCGGTCGTCGAACGCCCGTTCGAACCGGCCGCCGACGCGCTGGCCGACCACGGCATCGACGTGACCGCCGCGGCGCTTCTCGCCAGGGTCCAGCGACTCGACGACGAGGGGGTACTGACCCGATTTGGCGCGCTCATCAACGCCGAGGCCATCGGCGGGACGGCGACGCTCGTGGCGACACACGCGCCGCCGGACAGCTACGACGAGCACGCGGACCTGATCAACGACCACCCCGAGGTCGCCCACAACTACGAACGGGAGCACCCGCATCTCAACATGTGGTTCGTCCTCTCGGTCGCCGACGAGGACCGCGTCGAGGACGTACTCGCCGAGATCGAGGCCGAGACCGGCGAGGCGACCTACAACCTCCCCAAACAACAGGAGTTCCACGTCGGCGCGAAGTTCCCCGTCGAGGGACCACAGACCCAGGCCGTCGACTGTTCGGCGGCCGGCCCGGACGTGACACCGACGGATCGCCGGTCGCTGACGGCCGACGAACTCGATCTCGTGTTGGCGATCCAGGACGGCCTGCCGATCACCGAGACGCCCTACGCCGACGTGGCGGCGGAGATCGGCGCGGACACGGAGTGGGTCGTCGAGACGATCAAGCGGTTCAACGAGGAGGGGAAGGTGCGCCGGGTCGGCGCCATCCCCAACCACTACGCGCTGGGCTACAGCGAGAACGGGATGACCGTCTGGAACGTCCCCGACGACGTGGTCGACGAGGTTGGCCCCGCGATCGCGGAGTTCGACTTCGTCACCCACTGCTACGAGCGGCCCCGCCACGAGGGGGCCTGGCCGTACAACTTCTTCGCGATGACCCACGGCCGCAGCGAGGCAGAGAGCGACCGGCGCATCCAGCAGGTCCACGACCGGATGGCGCAGTACTGGGCTGTCGGCGACGAGGACTGGGACACGCTGTTCTCGACGCGGATCCTCAAGAAGACCGGCATCAGGCTGGACGAGCGGGCGCGCGCCAACGCAGAGGCGGGGACAGGAACCGGCACCGCCGCGGAAACCGAACCGTGATCCCCCTCCTGCACGACTTCACCGACGAGACGGTGCTGGTCGTCGGCGGCGGACCGGTCGGCGCGCGGAAGGCGCGGCGGTTCGGGGCCGAGGCGCGCGTCGTCGTCGTCAGTCCCGAGTTCGCGGACCGGGAGTTCGGCGACGCCCAGCGCGTGCGGGCAGCACCCGACGCGGACGGCATCGCGGCGTGGATCGAGCGGACCGACCCGGCGCTCGTCGTCGCCGCGACCGACGACGGGGACCTCAACGACGCGGCGGCGGCAGCGGCACGCGAGGCCGGCGCGCTCGTCAATCGCGCGGACGACCACGGCGAGCGCGCGGTCGACGACGTGGCGGTGCCCGCGACGGTCCGGAACGACCCCGTCACGCTCGCCGTCGCCACCGGCGGTCGCGCGCCCGCGCTGTCGAAGTACCTCCGCGAGGAGTTCGAGGCACAGTTCGGCTCGGCCGGCGACATGGCGACGCTGGTGGGGGACCTGCGCGAGGACCTTCAGGACCGGGAGGTCGACCCGGCCCGCCGGCGGGACATCGTCCGGGCCGTTGTCAGAAACCGAGAGCTTTGGAAGGCTTTAGATAGGGGCGAACCCAAACCCGAACAAGTACTAGCAGCCGTGATCGAGGATCTACCGGGTGAGACGGCGTGAGAGAGCAACACGGAGTCATCGTCGGCGTGAGCGTGTCCCACGAGCACGCGACCGTGGATCAGTTGGAAGCCGCAGCCACGGACAGCCAGCGTTTCGCCGTCGAGACGCTGCTGTCCCGACCGGGGGTCGAGGAGGCGCTGGCCCTCCAGACGTGTAACCGGACCGAGGGCTACGTCGTCGCCGCCTCTCACGAGGTCGGCGTGTCGGCACTGGAGCTGTTCACACAGGACCTCGACGACGACGCGGCCGTCGTGATGGATCACGAGGAGAGCCTCCGCCACCTGCTCCGCGTGGCCGCCGGACTGGAGTCGATCGTCCTCGGCGAGGACCAGATCCTGGGTCAGCTCAGGACCGCCTACGAGCAGGCCCGCGGTGTCGGCGGTATCGGCCCCGTCCTGGAGGACGGGATCACCAAAGCGATCCACGTCGGCGAGCGCGCCCGCTCGGAGACGCGGATCAACGAGGGCGTCGTCTCGCTGGCCTCCGCTGCGGTCCGGCTCGTCGGGTCCGACCGGGACCTCGACGGCGAGAGCGCGCTCGTGGTCGGTGCCGGCGAGATGGGACGGCTCGCGGCGGTCGCGCTCGCAGAACGCGTCGATCGGGTGATCGTCGCCAACCGGACGGTCCCGCACGCGGAACACCTGGCGGACGCCATCGACACCGAGGCGAGTGCGGTCGCGCTGGACGCGCTCGACGCCGCCGTCGAGGAGGCGACGGTCGTAGTCTCCGCGACCGGAAGCAACGACAAGGTCTTCGAGGCGGCGGCGTTCGAGGACGCCGGCGAGACGGCCGTCGTCGACATCGCCCAGCCCCGCGATGTCCCGGCCGAGGCCGCCGACTTCGAGTCGGTGACGGTCTACGACCTGGACGCGCTCGAATCGGTCACCGAGGAGACGCGCACACAGCGGCGCGAGGCGGCCGAGGCGGTCGAACGGCTCGTCGACGAGGAGTTCGAGCACCTGCTGACCCAGTACAAGCGCAAGCGGGCCGACCGGGTCATCTCGACGATGTACGAGAGCGCCGAGCAGGTCAAGGCCGCCGAACTCAACACCGCGCTCTCGGCGGCGGAGTTCGACGAGGACCAGCGCGAGGTCGTCGAGTCGATGGCCGACGCTATCGTCTCGCAGTTGCTCGCCGCGCCGACCCGGAGTCTCAGAGACGCCGCCGAGGAGGACGACTGGTCGACGATCCACACCGCGCTGGAACTGTTCGATCCCGACTTCGGCGGGGACGACCAGTCCTCACCGCCGGAGTTCGTCGAGGAGATGCACCCCGAGGACATCCCCGACGGGATGCGCGACGAGATCCCCAACGCCGTCCTCGACGAACTGGCCGACGACTGAGCCGATGGTCAGCATCACGCCCCTGGTCGTCGGCGCCGGTTTCGTCGCCGTCGCGATCGGCGGGTTACTGGAGGTGACCGGGTACGACGAGGAGCAGCGTCGCGCCCACCGGCGGCTGGCACAGGTGTTCACGTACGGGTGCATAGTGATGCTCGGACTCGGTGGGTTCGCTATCTGGACCGGCGCCACAAGCGGGGTCTTGCCGGTCTGGGCGGTCGTCGCGCTGGCGGTCGTGACGGTGGGCGTCCTCTGGGCGCAGTGGAAGCTCCGCCGGGCGATCGACGCCGACGAGTGACCGGCACAACCGTTTTCGGGATGGCAGTCCAGCGTTCAGCTATGGCAGACCTGCTTTCCGACGACGAGATCGCACAGCGTCTCCCCGACGGCTGGAACCGAGAGGGCGACGAGATCGTCCGTGCTTTCGAGTTCGACGGCTACCTGGACGCGTCGGGCTTTCTCGGTGCCGCCGCGGGGCTGGCCGAAGACGCCTGGCACCACCCCGAGATGACGATCTCCTGGGGGGAGGTCGAGGTCCGGCTGACGACCCACGACGCCGGCGGGATCACCCAGAAAGACATCGACCTCGCCGAGCGACTCGACGGTATCTACGACTGAGCCGTGCCACCGGCGGACCCCCGCGAGGCAGCGGCGCGTTACGTCTTTCGAGTACGGTTCCGGCTCGACACGCCCGGTGGTGTCGCGGCCGAGCCCGATCGGTTCGAGACGACCGTCTATCGCCGGGCCGATCCACCGGGTGAGCCGGGCTGGCTGTTCTTTCGGGACAACTGCTGGCGGGGCGACCTGGTCGACGACTCGCAGTTCCGGTCGATCGTCGAGTCCGAACTGGGCGTGCCCGTCGAGTCGGTCGCGTTCAGCGAACTCCAGACGAGCGAGGCGCACCTCGACGAACTGAAAACCGCGATCGCCGCCGATCTGGACCTGTTCAACGCCGACTCGGTCACCGAAGTCCTCTCGAAGTATCTCGGAAGCTCGATCCGTGTCGAGTGAGAGAGTGACACGCACAGTAGTACGTTCCGATTAGGAACCGTCTACGGCCGATATCTGTCGACTACCTCGGTAGAAGGGCCCGAAAACCTTTATCAGATACTCCCCTATACAGTAGTCCCCATGACAACCGACCACTACGACTTCTGGCTGTTCGACCTCGACGGGACGCTCGTCGACATCGAGCCGTCGTATCCGACAGCGGTGATGGGCGAGGTCGGCGACCGCCTCGGGGTCGGGTTCTCCGAGGAGGACGCCAGAGTCCTGTGGTACGGTCTCGGCGGCGCTCGCGACGACTTCCTCGCCCGGCGGGGGATCGATCCCGACCAGTTCTGGGACGTGTTCCACGAAGTCGAGAATCCCACCGACCGCGCGAAAGCGACGTATCTCTACGACGACGCCGAACAGTTCCTCGCGTCGTGTGACGCCCCGCTGGGCCTCGTCACGCACTGCCAGGACTACCTCACCGGCCCGGTCCTGGAGGCGTTGGACATCGCCGACTGGTTCGATACGGTGGTCTGCTGTGACGACGAGATCGGCTGGAAGCCGGACCCGACGCCCGTCGAGCGGGCGATGCGGGACCTGGGACTGCTCGACGGTTCGGGACGGCTGATGACCGACGGCGGGACCGAGCCTGCGGGTGCCCTCGTGGGAGACGACCCCGACGACATCGGTGCGGCGCGCAACGCCGGACTCGACGGCATCCACGTCCAGCGCCGGCCACCCGAGGTCGACGGCCGCTGTGTCTGGGGCGACCGGCAGGTCACGTCACTGCTCGACCTGCGCTGATCAGGGTAGGTAGTCCCAGTTCTCGACCTCGCAGTCCGATCCGGCGGCCGGCGGCGCCTCGCCGGCCGGGACCGTGAGCCACCCGTCCGCACCGGTGACCGTTCCCAGCCCCCTCCCGGAGAGCGGCGTCGCGGCGTCGTCCTCGACCGCGAGCGGGACGTACGCTCGGGCGTCGCGATCGACGGAGACCCCTTCGGCGAGGGTGACGGTTCGGTGTGGGTGGTCGGTGAGTGGTGCGCCGGCGAAGCTCTTGAGCAGCGGACGCACCAACTGGACCGCGACGACGTGTGCCGAAACCGGCTCCTCGGGGAGCAACACCACCGGCCGGTCCTCGACGACCGCAAGACCCGCCCGGCGACCGGGATCGAGGCGGAGTTCGTCGGTCAGCACCGTCCCGAGGTCGGCGACGACCCCCCGGAGCGTGTCGCCGGGCGTCGTCCCCGTGACGACGAGCACGTCCCGTGTGAGGTCGCGCTGGACGGCCATTCGCAGTGCCGGCCTGTCGTCGGCCACGGGGTCGCGGTAGGTCACTTTGCCGCCCCAGCGATCGACGTACTGGGAGAGGGTGAAGCCGGCCGTCTCGACGCGCTCGTCGGCCCCGGCGCCGTGCTGGACGAGTTCGTCGCCGGTCGGGACGATCCCGACCTGCGGGCGCTGATACACGAGCAGTTCGGTGACGCCGGCCGCTCGCAACAGCCCAACGTCGGCGGGTCGGATCTGGTGACCGCGTTCGAACACCGGCGTCTCGGGGTCGATCCCGGCGTCGGAGACCGCGTCGACGGCCGTCGCGTCCGTCGCCAGCACGCGCCCGACGGCGACCGACAGCGGGATGCGGTCGGTCCGGTCGACCGGGACCGCGTAACTGCCGAGCTCTCGTCGTGCCGTCTCCAGCGCGAGCGCGTCGTCGTCGGGCTCCGGGGGGTGGGCCATGTCGGCACTTACGTCCCGACCCGCAAAAGCACCCCGCGTCGGGGTGACACGGAGCGTGTACGCTTATCAGCCTGCACGTCGCCACTGCGTGTATGGTCGTCCCGCAGTTGATCCTCCTCGGTATCGCCGCTGTCGGTGGGTACTTCTTCTTCGTCGGCGGCCGGGAACTGTACACGGTCTTTCACATCCTCCGGAACGACCCCGTCCCGATCAGGACGCTCGACGGCTACACGGGGCCCGTCGAAATCGAGGGGACCGCCGTCACCGACGACGAGTACGGCACTGTCAGGTCGCCACTGACCGGTACGGACTGCCTGGCCTACACCTACGAGGTCCAGGAGCTCCGCTCCTCGGGCAAGAACTCCAACTGGGAGACACTCGACGAGGGGATGGGCGGCGTGAACTTCCTCGTCGACGACACCACCGACCGGGTGCGCGTCGACCCCGAAGGCGCCGACATCCGCCTGGATTCACACTCCGTGACCGTCCCACCGGGGACCGAACTGCCCGAGAGTCTCGCCCGGTACGTCGCGGCCTCCGACGCGGTCGACGAACAGGACCGGACGCTGGATCTCGTCGTGACGGAACTGGCCGTCGGGAACAAACAGCGCTTTATCGAACGACGGCTCGACCCCGGGGAACACGTCTACGTCTACGGCCTGGCGCGCCGTGGGCCGGCCGCCGAGTGGGGAAGCAACCGCGTCGACGCCGTCGTCGGCACGGGGGCGGGAACACCAGTGTTCGTCATCTCGGATACGGACGAGCGGGGCACCGCCTGGCGAATCGCCCGGAAGGGGCTCCTCAGGGCCGGCCTGGGGTTCGCGGTGGTGGCGTTTGCGGCACTCTTCGCCGTCGGGCTCTTCGCTTGACCGGCCGGGACCGTCGGGTTTAACGAGGGTCGTCCCTTACGGCCGTGTATGTCAGCGCTGCGTGAGGCGTTACGTGACCTCCCCGACGCGGTGTTCGCGGACGTACTCGAATCCGACGACGCATATCTGCTCGTCCTGGACCTCCCGGGCGTCACCAGCGACACGATCGATGTCCGTGTCGAGGGCGGCCGACTCGTCATCGAAGGCCAGCGCAGCAAGGACGTGCCCCGCGAGTTCCGGTTCGTCGAGGAGGACCGTTCGGTGTTTCTCGACGCCGAACTCCCCTTGCCGCCGAACGCGACCGGACAGGGTGCCGAGGGGACCGTCCGCAAGGGCGTCCTGGAACTCCGGCTCCCCAAGGCCACGGCCGCGCCGAGTACTACGGTTCCCATCGACGAGGACTGATCTCGGGGTGGCCTGCTGGTGAACTTCCGCGCGTACTGGCGATTCTTCGTCGTCGCACGCCACTTCCTGCCCCTGTTGCTCGCGTACGCCCGTGACCGCCATCGGTTCATCGTGGTGGGCCGGTCCCGCCCCGTGACGAGCGAACAGCGCCGCAAGCGGGCCCAGGCGCTGCTCGACTCGCTGTTGACGCTCGGGCC from Haloarcula pelagica carries:
- a CDS encoding DUF7577 domain-containing protein, producing MTISTLELGFRLFVFLCVLVAVPGSFILMFRVLDYAAKDTLIEQFSGGQRPDAGQLNAYFEQAAVEAVTCRICGSANGVDYTYCHNCQERLQH
- a CDS encoding Lrp/AsnC family transcriptional regulator encodes the protein MTADLESVDRAILNAFQGGFPVVERPFEPAADALADHGIDVTAAALLARVQRLDDEGVLTRFGALINAEAIGGTATLVATHAPPDSYDEHADLINDHPEVAHNYEREHPHLNMWFVLSVADEDRVEDVLAEIEAETGEATYNLPKQQEFHVGAKFPVEGPQTQAVDCSAAGPDVTPTDRRSLTADELDLVLAIQDGLPITETPYADVAAEIGADTEWVVETIKRFNEEGKVRRVGAIPNHYALGYSENGMTVWNVPDDVVDEVGPAIAEFDFVTHCYERPRHEGAWPYNFFAMTHGRSEAESDRRIQQVHDRMAQYWAVGDEDWDTLFSTRILKKTGIRLDERARANAEAGTGTGTAAETEP
- a CDS encoding precorrin-2 dehydrogenase/sirohydrochlorin ferrochelatase family protein, yielding MIPLLHDFTDETVLVVGGGPVGARKARRFGAEARVVVVSPEFADREFGDAQRVRAAPDADGIAAWIERTDPALVVAATDDGDLNDAAAAAAREAGALVNRADDHGERAVDDVAVPATVRNDPVTLAVATGGRAPALSKYLREEFEAQFGSAGDMATLVGDLREDLQDREVDPARRRDIVRAVVRNRELWKALDRGEPKPEQVLAAVIEDLPGETA
- the hemA gene encoding glutamyl-tRNA reductase encodes the protein MREQHGVIVGVSVSHEHATVDQLEAAATDSQRFAVETLLSRPGVEEALALQTCNRTEGYVVAASHEVGVSALELFTQDLDDDAAVVMDHEESLRHLLRVAAGLESIVLGEDQILGQLRTAYEQARGVGGIGPVLEDGITKAIHVGERARSETRINEGVVSLASAAVRLVGSDRDLDGESALVVGAGEMGRLAAVALAERVDRVIVANRTVPHAEHLADAIDTEASAVALDALDAAVEEATVVVSATGSNDKVFEAAAFEDAGETAVVDIAQPRDVPAEAADFESVTVYDLDALESVTEETRTQRREAAEAVERLVDEEFEHLLTQYKRKRADRVISTMYESAEQVKAAELNTALSAAEFDEDQREVVESMADAIVSQLLAAPTRSLRDAAEEDDWSTIHTALELFDPDFGGDDQSSPPEFVEEMHPEDIPDGMRDEIPNAVLDELADD
- a CDS encoding 4a-hydroxytetrahydrobiopterin dehydratase, with protein sequence MADLLSDDEIAQRLPDGWNREGDEIVRAFEFDGYLDASGFLGAAAGLAEDAWHHPEMTISWGEVEVRLTTHDAGGITQKDIDLAERLDGIYD
- the lwrS gene encoding LWR-salt protein; its protein translation is MPPADPREAAARYVFRVRFRLDTPGGVAAEPDRFETTVYRRADPPGEPGWLFFRDNCWRGDLVDDSQFRSIVESELGVPVESVAFSELQTSEAHLDELKTAIAADLDLFNADSVTEVLSKYLGSSIRVE
- a CDS encoding HAD family hydrolase, producing the protein MTTDHYDFWLFDLDGTLVDIEPSYPTAVMGEVGDRLGVGFSEEDARVLWYGLGGARDDFLARRGIDPDQFWDVFHEVENPTDRAKATYLYDDAEQFLASCDAPLGLVTHCQDYLTGPVLEALDIADWFDTVVCCDDEIGWKPDPTPVERAMRDLGLLDGSGRLMTDGGTEPAGALVGDDPDDIGAARNAGLDGIHVQRRPPEVDGRCVWGDRQVTSLLDLR
- a CDS encoding molybdopterin-binding protein, with the protein product MAHPPEPDDDALALETARRELGSYAVPVDRTDRIPLSVAVGRVLATDATAVDAVSDAGIDPETPVFERGHQIRPADVGLLRAAGVTELLVYQRPQVGIVPTGDELVQHGAGADERVETAGFTLSQYVDRWGGKVTYRDPVADDRPALRMAVQRDLTRDVLVVTGTTPGDTLRGVVADLGTVLTDELRLDPGRRAGLAVVEDRPVVLLPEEPVSAHVVAVQLVRPLLKSFAGAPLTDHPHRTVTLAEGVSVDRDARAYVPLAVEDDAATPLSGRGLGTVTGADGWLTVPAGEAPPAAGSDCEVENWDYLP
- a CDS encoding GIDE domain-containing protein; its protein translation is MVVPQLILLGIAAVGGYFFFVGGRELYTVFHILRNDPVPIRTLDGYTGPVEIEGTAVTDDEYGTVRSPLTGTDCLAYTYEVQELRSSGKNSNWETLDEGMGGVNFLVDDTTDRVRVDPEGADIRLDSHSVTVPPGTELPESLARYVAASDAVDEQDRTLDLVVTELAVGNKQRFIERRLDPGEHVYVYGLARRGPAAEWGSNRVDAVVGTGAGTPVFVISDTDERGTAWRIARKGLLRAGLGFAVVAFAALFAVGLFA
- a CDS encoding Hsp20/alpha crystallin family protein, whose product is MSALREALRDLPDAVFADVLESDDAYLLVLDLPGVTSDTIDVRVEGGRLVIEGQRSKDVPREFRFVEEDRSVFLDAELPLPPNATGQGAEGTVRKGVLELRLPKATAAPSTTVPIDED